A region of Lycium barbarum isolate Lr01 chromosome 1, ASM1917538v2, whole genome shotgun sequence DNA encodes the following proteins:
- the LOC132616216 gene encoding cytochrome P450 71D7-like: protein MEINLVSFFLFFSIFIIVRKWRSQKQKLPPGPWRLPLIGSLHHVINGANPHRIFRDLSRNYGPVMYLELGEVPTVIITSPSRSKEVLKTHNLAFASRPQFTSTDIVMYNNKGIAFAEYGDYWKQMRKICIMELLSAKMVKSNSSI, encoded by the coding sequence ATGGAGATCAATTTAGTTTCatttttcctcttcttctccaTTTTTATTATAGTTAGGAAATGGAGAAGCCAAAAACAAAAGTTGCCTCCAGGTCCGTGGAGACTCCCACTCATTGGGAGTTTACATCACGTGATTAATGGAGCAAATCCGCACCGCATTTTTAGAGATCTATCTCGAAATTATGGCCCTGTCATGTACTTGGAACTCGGGGAAGTTCCTACGGTGATCATAACATCACCTTCTAGGTCGAAAGAAGTTTTAAAAACTCACAATCTTGCATTTGCTAGCAGGCCACAATTCACTTCCACAGATATTGTCATGTATAATAATAAAGGCATTGCTTTCGCGGAATATGGTGACTACTGGAAACAAATGCGCAAAATTTGCATAATGGAACTCCTAAGTGCCAAGATGGTCAAGTCAAATAGCTCAATTTGA
- the LOC132643846 gene encoding T-complex protein 1 subunit eta — protein sequence MSSMMQPQIILLKEGTDTSQGKAQLVSNINACMAVADVVRTTLGPRGMDKLIHDDKGTTTISNDGATIMKLLDIIHPAAKILVDIAKSQDSEVGDGTTTVVLLAGEFLKEAKPFIEEGVHPQNLIRSYRTASNMAIEKVKELAVSIEGKSLEEKKSLLAKCAATTLSSKLIGGEKEFFASMVVDAVLAIGNDDRLNMIGIKKVPGGNMRDSFLVNGVAFKKTFSYAGFEQQPKKFVSPKILLLNIELELKSEKENAEIRLSDPAQYQSIVDAEWNIIYDKLDKCVKSGAKVVLSRLAIGDLGTQYFADRDIFCAGRVTEEDLQRVAAATGGTVQTTVNNVIEEVLGSCEIFEEKQVGNERFNIFSGCPSGKTATIVLRGGADQFIEEAERSLHDAIMIVRRAVKNSTVVPGGGAIDMEISRFLRHHARTIQGKSQLFINSYAKALEIIPRQLCDNAGFDATDVLNKLRQKHALPSGEGAPYGVDINTGGIADSFANFVWEPAVVKINAINAATEAACLILSVDETVKNPKSESAQGDAAGMGGRGRGGMASRGRGRGMRRR from the exons ATGTCGTCTATGATG CAACCTCAGATCATATTGCTGAAGGAAGGGACGGACACTTCCCAAGGGAAGGCACAGTTAGTGAGCAATATAAATGCGTGTATGGCTGTGGCTGATGTGGTGCGTACCACCCTTGGTCCTAGGGGTATGGACAAGCTGATCCACGATGACAAAGGAACCACAACTATTTCTAATGATGGTGCCACTATAATGAAGCTTCTAGACATAATTCATCCTGCAGCAAAAATACTTGTTGACATCGCCAAGTCCCAAGACTCCGAG GTTGGGGATGGAACCACCACAGTTGTACTGCTTGCAGGAGAATTTTTGAAGGAAGCCAAGCCTTTTATTGAAGAGGGTGTCCACCCTCAAAATCTTATTCGTAGTTATCGAACCGCTTCTAATATG GCAATTGAGAAGGTAAAAGAATTGGCTGTTAGCATAGAGGGAAAAAGCttggaagaaaagaaaagtcTGCTTGCTAAGTGTGCTGCTACGACTCTGTCATCAAAGCTCATTGGAGGGGAGAAGGAATTCTTTGCATCCATGGTTGTGGATGCCGTTCTTGCAATTGGAAATGATGATAGGCTGAACATGATTGGAATTAAGAAG GTCCCTGGAGGTAATATGCGGGATTCCTTCCTCGTAAATGGTGTTGCCTTTAAGAAGACATTCTCCTATGCTGGTTTTGAACAGCAGCCAAAGAAGTTTGTGAGCCCCAAGATACTTTTACTGAACATAGAGTTGGAGCTAAAATCAGAAAAAGAAAATGCAGAGATAAG GCTCTCAGATCCAGCACAATATCAGTCAATTGTTGATGCAGAGTGGAATATCATTTATGACAAGTTGGATAAATGTGTAAAGAGTGGGGCCAAGGTTGTTTTGTCTCGACTTGCTATTGGGGATCTTGGCACACAG TACTTTGCAGATCGAGATATATTTTGTGCTGGCCGTGTCACTGAAGAGGATTTGCAGCGGGTAGCGGCTGCCACTGGGGGAACAGTACAGACAACTGTGAACAATGTTATTGAAGAG GTTCTCGGCTCTTGTGAGATTTTTGAGGAGAAGCAAGTTGGAAATGAAAGATTCAATATATTCAGTGGATGTCCCTCGGGCAAGACCGCAACTATTGTCCTTCGCGGTGGAGCAGATCAG TTCATCGAGGAAGCTGAGAGAAGTTTGCATGATGCTATTATGATTGTTAGAAGGGCTGTGAAGAACTCTACAGTCGTTCCTGGAGGTGGTGCTATAGAT ATGGAAATAAGCCGTTTCTTGAGGCACCATGCTCGAACAATTCAAGGGAAATCTCAGCTCTTTATAAACTCTTATGCAAAAGCTCTTGAG ATTATTCCCCGTCAGCTATGTGACAATGCTGGTTTTGACGCAACTGATGTGCTGAACAAGCTCAGACAAAAACACGCTCTTCCTTCTG GTGAGGGTGCACCTTATGGAGTTGACATTAATACTGGTGGCATTGCCGATTCATTTGCCAATTTTGTTTGGGAGCCAGCAGTTGTGAAG ATAAATGCTATCAATGCAGCCACTGAAGCAGCGTGCCTCATTCTGAGTGTAGATGAGACAGTGAAGAATCCTAAG TCTGAGAGTGCACAAGGAGATGCTGCTGGCATGGGTGGTAGAGGGCGTGGAGGAATGGCTTCACGTGGCCGTGGACGTGGAATGAGGCGGCGATAG
- the LOC132616224 gene encoding putative F-box protein At3g58960 has protein sequence MEEKCVDAAEDHISKLPVPILQHFLSLLLAKDAAQISTFSKKWYTAWSSLSYLKFGDEFFYRENITELLNVVDQTLANRQKQKISIREFWLGGLRSCHWSSYGHNWIKTFVACNIKELILTVYRPDDSFNTLPEEIFTAEGLNILDLGGFKLELPPDGIKFSSLRELKTFSNISGRAILSSFMCKLQWFGGFKFILLSRTSQFGNCRNFTATEDGFAELYY, from the coding sequence GTGTGGATGCAGCAGAGGATCATATATCCAAATTACCAGTTCCAATTTTGCAGCACTTTCTGTCTTTACTCCTTGCTAAAGATGCTGCACAAATCAGTACTTTCTCCAAGAAATGGTATACTGCTTGGAGTTCCCTCTCCTACTTGAAGTTTGGTGATGAATTCTTCTATCGTGAAAACATAACAGAGCTTCTGAATGTTGTCGATCAAACTCTAGCGAATCGCCAGAAGCAGAAGATTTCTATACGAGAGTTCTGGCTCGGAGGATTACGATCCTGTCATTGGAGCTCTTATGGTCATAATTGGATTAAGACGTTCGTTGCATGTAATATCAAGGAGTTGATTTTAACCGTATACAGACCTGATGACAGTTTCAACACCTTGCCCGAAGAAATCTTTACTGCCGAGGGACTAAACATTCTTGATTTAGGCGGATTTAAGCTTGAACTGCCCCCTGACGGCATAAAATTTTCATCTTTGCGAGAGTTAAAGACTTTTTCAAACATATCTGGACGAGCAATTCTTTCGAGCTTTATGTGCAAGCTGCAGTGGTTTGGAGGATTTAAGTTTATCTTATTGTCACGGACTAGCCAGTTTGGAAATTGCAGGAACTTTACCGCAACTGAAGACGGTTTCGCTGAGTTGTATTACTGA